One Streptomyces sp. NBC_00554 DNA segment encodes these proteins:
- a CDS encoding citrate synthase has product MRDQQAVTRGDEGRRLSTKETAELLGVKPETVYAYVSRGQLGSRRESGGRGSTFDAGEVEALARRNRRETGGSSSTGGELSVRTGITLIDDDRYYYRGVDATELAARHSYEEIAEWLWTGELRPGVLFSAPEASVTAARRAVDALPEHSGPTDRLRVAAIAASANDPLRFDLSENAVLGTARTLIPTLVAALPPTRYAPQDDGPLAHRLWTRLSGRTPDEASLRALDAALGLLVDHDLAASTLAVRVAASARAHAYAAVSAGLGVLEGPLHGAASGLAHRLLLDVLEQGTAAPVVADELRAGRRVPGLGHRLYPGEDPRARALFALLEEVPGAAPALAAAHDIVATTARHRPLHANVDLALAVLTVASGMPASAGETVFAIARTAGWIAHILEEYEERPLRMRPSGRYVGARPPQPLPG; this is encoded by the coding sequence ATGAGGGATCAACAAGCGGTAACCCGAGGCGACGAGGGCCGGCGGCTCAGCACCAAGGAGACCGCCGAGCTGCTCGGGGTGAAGCCCGAGACCGTGTACGCGTACGTGAGCCGCGGCCAGCTCGGCAGCCGACGCGAATCCGGCGGCCGCGGGAGCACGTTCGACGCCGGGGAGGTGGAGGCGCTCGCACGGCGCAACAGACGGGAGACCGGCGGGAGTTCGAGCACCGGCGGCGAGCTGTCCGTCCGTACCGGCATCACCCTGATCGACGACGACCGGTACTACTACCGGGGCGTCGACGCGACCGAACTGGCGGCCCGGCACTCCTACGAGGAGATCGCCGAGTGGCTGTGGACGGGAGAGCTGCGCCCCGGCGTACTGTTCAGCGCCCCGGAGGCATCCGTGACCGCCGCCCGCCGCGCTGTCGACGCGCTGCCCGAACACAGCGGCCCGACGGACCGGCTGCGCGTCGCCGCGATCGCCGCCTCGGCCAACGACCCGCTGCGCTTCGACCTCTCCGAGAACGCCGTCCTCGGCACCGCACGCACCCTCATCCCCACCCTCGTCGCCGCCCTCCCACCGACGCGGTACGCCCCCCAGGACGACGGCCCGCTGGCCCACCGCCTGTGGACACGGCTCAGCGGCCGCACGCCCGACGAGGCGTCGCTGCGCGCACTGGACGCGGCACTTGGACTGCTCGTCGACCACGATCTGGCCGCCTCGACACTCGCGGTCAGGGTCGCCGCGTCGGCCCGGGCACACGCCTACGCAGCCGTGTCAGCCGGTCTGGGCGTCCTCGAGGGCCCTCTGCACGGCGCGGCCAGCGGACTCGCGCACCGGCTGCTCCTCGACGTCCTGGAGCAGGGCACCGCGGCCCCCGTCGTCGCGGACGAGCTGCGCGCCGGTCGCCGTGTCCCGGGGCTCGGCCACCGCCTCTACCCCGGCGAGGACCCACGCGCGCGTGCCCTCTTCGCCCTCCTGGAGGAGGTTCCCGGCGCGGCGCCCGCCCTGGCGGCGGCCCACGACATCGTGGCCACCACCGCCCGCCACAGGCCGCTGCACGCCAACGTCGACCTGGCGCTCGCCGTCCTCACGGTCGCCTCCGGCATGCCCGCCTCCGCAGGCGAGACGGTCTTCGCCATCGCCCGTACGGCGGGCTGGATCGCCCACATCCTCGAGGAGTACGAAGAGCGCCCGTTGCGCATGCGTCCCAGCGGTCGGTACGTGGGCGCGCGGCCGCCACAGCCGCTCCCCGGGTGA
- a CDS encoding sucrase ferredoxin: MSTCTTASRDLDEPLAGTAATAKTWLLLEQPGPWGAKALTSSHLDPVLGRALEAAAADTGVRVALIRRPGRHADFGQPAERQVYAAHTAPGNVWLHSATTSDPEQLLNLDFTALGMGDHHTFDAVLGGRSHTGDPLALVCTNGKRDRCCALLGRPLAAELAASGVEGAWEVTHLGGHRFSPTLLVLPYGYAYGRAEAHAVKEILQGVREGRVVTEGCRGGSAWERPGQAAELAVRTAAREHAVDTLSVVRTDGEAPRWEVTVAHTDGRVWRVVVAQGTSLPPRPESCGSALGSPARMDVVAVRELSPAPLPLPC; this comes from the coding sequence GTGAGTACGTGCACGACCGCGTCCCGGGACCTCGATGAGCCCCTCGCGGGGACCGCGGCCACCGCGAAGACATGGCTGCTCCTTGAGCAGCCCGGTCCCTGGGGTGCCAAGGCGCTCACTTCGAGCCACCTGGACCCCGTGCTCGGCCGCGCCCTGGAGGCAGCCGCGGCGGACACCGGCGTACGGGTCGCACTCATCCGGCGCCCGGGACGGCACGCAGACTTCGGTCAGCCCGCCGAGCGCCAGGTGTATGCGGCCCACACAGCTCCGGGAAACGTATGGCTGCACAGCGCCACAACGTCCGACCCGGAGCAGTTGCTCAACCTCGACTTCACGGCGCTCGGTATGGGGGACCATCACACCTTCGACGCCGTTCTCGGGGGCCGGTCCCACACCGGCGATCCACTCGCCCTCGTCTGCACCAACGGCAAGCGCGACCGCTGCTGCGCCCTGCTCGGCCGCCCTCTCGCGGCCGAGCTCGCAGCCTCCGGAGTGGAGGGCGCCTGGGAGGTCACCCACCTCGGCGGTCACCGCTTCTCGCCCACCCTGCTCGTCCTGCCGTACGGATACGCGTACGGGCGGGCCGAGGCCCATGCCGTCAAGGAGATCCTCCAGGGCGTCCGGGAGGGGCGTGTGGTCACCGAGGGCTGTCGCGGGGGCTCCGCCTGGGAGCGTCCCGGACAGGCGGCCGAGCTGGCCGTGCGTACCGCCGCCAGAGAGCACGCCGTGGACACCCTGAGCGTCGTCCGCACGGACGGCGAGGCCCCACGCTGGGAGGTGACCGTCGCCCACACCGACGGCCGCGTGTGGCGCGTCGTCGTCGCCCAGGGCACCTCGCTCCCGCCCCGCCCGGAGAGCTGCGGCTCGGCCCTGGGTTCACCGGCCCGGATGGACGTGGTGGCGGTACGGGAACTGTCCCCGGCACCGCTTCCCCTGCCCTGCTGA
- a CDS encoding ATP-binding protein, whose product MSPTPPVRRLRLGLPRRAFSQVLLMQVAIAAGVAVLATGLFLAPLSAQLDDQAMRRALAIAQTTAVQPQIAEDLQTTRPSVDGPVQAEAERIRKASGAEYVVVMNMDGVRWSHTDTTQIGKVVSTDPSQALAGKEVMEIDDGTLGRSARGKVPLRDADGDIVGAISVGIEYDSVRARLIHAIPGLLAYAGGALAVGALAAYLISRRVQRQTRDLAFSDISALLAEREAMLHGIREGVVALDGDGRVRLLNDEAQRLLGLDAEAIGQPLDDTLGPGRTTDVLAGRVTGTDLLTVRGQRVLVANRMPTDDGGAVATLRDRTEVEQLGRELDSTRGLIDALRAQDHEHANRMHTLLGLLELEMYDDAKEFVGEVVGDHRVTAEQVTEKIHDPLLAALLVGKSAVAAERGVALWISDTTFLPDRLVDPGGLVTVVGNLVDNALDAVAGTPHARVEVELRATGRTAVLRVRDTGPGIPEDRWELIFTDGWSTKKPPAHGKRGIGLPMVRRLAERQGGSAQVAEADGGGAEFTVVLPEALREPVLEPEAGLASEPGHAPDAGLTPEAGLAPGTRPQLVPEPHQPPESPAVTTTAMDAKEGSR is encoded by the coding sequence ATGAGCCCCACTCCCCCCGTACGACGACTGCGCCTCGGTCTGCCGCGGCGGGCGTTCTCGCAGGTACTGCTGATGCAGGTGGCGATCGCCGCCGGTGTCGCCGTGCTCGCGACCGGGCTGTTCCTCGCCCCGCTCAGCGCGCAGCTGGACGACCAGGCGATGCGACGCGCGCTCGCGATCGCGCAGACCACAGCGGTCCAGCCACAGATCGCCGAGGACCTGCAGACGACACGGCCGTCCGTGGACGGGCCGGTGCAGGCCGAGGCGGAGCGGATACGGAAGGCCAGCGGGGCCGAGTACGTCGTGGTGATGAACATGGACGGCGTGCGCTGGTCGCACACCGACACCACGCAGATCGGCAAGGTCGTCTCGACCGACCCCAGCCAGGCTCTGGCCGGCAAGGAGGTCATGGAGATCGACGACGGCACCCTGGGCCGCTCCGCCCGCGGCAAGGTGCCGCTGCGCGACGCCGACGGCGACATCGTCGGCGCGATCTCGGTCGGTATCGAGTACGACAGCGTGCGGGCCCGGCTGATCCACGCGATCCCCGGGCTGCTGGCGTACGCGGGCGGAGCTCTGGCCGTCGGTGCGCTGGCCGCTTACCTGATCTCCCGCCGGGTTCAGCGGCAGACTCGCGACCTGGCCTTTTCTGATATTTCAGCGCTGCTCGCGGAGCGTGAGGCGATGCTGCACGGCATACGTGAGGGCGTCGTCGCGCTGGACGGCGACGGCCGCGTACGCCTCCTCAACGACGAGGCGCAACGCCTGCTGGGGCTCGATGCGGAGGCCATCGGACAGCCGCTCGACGACACGCTCGGACCGGGACGTACGACCGATGTGCTGGCCGGGCGTGTCACCGGCACCGACCTGCTCACCGTTCGCGGCCAACGCGTCCTGGTCGCCAACCGCATGCCCACGGACGACGGCGGCGCCGTGGCCACACTGCGCGACCGCACCGAGGTGGAGCAGCTCGGCCGCGAACTCGACTCCACACGCGGCCTGATCGACGCCCTGCGCGCCCAGGACCACGAGCACGCCAACCGGATGCACACACTCCTGGGGCTGCTCGAACTGGAGATGTACGACGACGCCAAGGAGTTCGTCGGCGAGGTGGTCGGAGACCACAGGGTCACCGCCGAACAGGTCACCGAGAAGATCCACGACCCGCTGCTCGCCGCCCTGTTGGTCGGCAAGTCCGCCGTGGCGGCCGAGCGGGGCGTGGCCCTGTGGATCTCGGACACGACGTTCCTGCCGGATCGCCTGGTGGACCCCGGGGGGCTGGTCACGGTCGTCGGCAATCTGGTCGACAACGCGCTGGACGCCGTCGCGGGCACGCCCCACGCGCGCGTGGAGGTCGAATTGCGCGCCACGGGGCGTACCGCCGTGCTGCGGGTACGGGACACAGGGCCCGGAATCCCGGAGGATCGGTGGGAGCTGATCTTCACGGACGGGTGGTCCACCAAGAAGCCGCCCGCGCACGGCAAGCGCGGCATCGGTCTCCCCATGGTGCGCCGTCTCGCCGAACGGCAGGGCGGCAGCGCACAGGTGGCCGAGGCGGACGGCGGAGGCGCGGAGTTCACCGTCGTACTACCGGAGGCACTCAGGGAACCGGTGCTTGAGCCGGAGGCGGGTCTCGCGTCGGAGCCGGGCCACGCACCGGACGCGGGGCTCACGCCGGAGGCGGGCCTCGCACCAGGGACGCGCCCGCAGCTCGTACCCGAACCGCACCAGCCTCCTGAATCCCCTGCCGTCACCACCACAGCCATGGATGCCAAGGAAGGGTCGCGATGA
- a CDS encoding response regulator has protein sequence MIEVLVVDDDIRVARVNAAYVAKVPGFHVAGEAHSAAEALSRMEALPHLDLVLMDHYLPDDTGLAVVQEMRQRGHQTDVIMVTAARDISTVQAAMRQGALQYLVKPFAFAGLRAKLEAYADLRRTLDGGGEAEQAEVDRIFGALSASTETDLPKGHSATTAELVRRALVNSEGPLSAQEVAEETGLSRQTAQRYLKLLERTGRARLTLKYGDAGRPEHRYVWATHV, from the coding sequence ATGATCGAGGTCCTGGTCGTGGACGACGACATCCGGGTCGCGCGGGTCAACGCCGCATACGTGGCGAAGGTTCCGGGCTTCCATGTCGCGGGTGAGGCCCACAGTGCGGCCGAGGCTCTGAGCCGGATGGAGGCGCTGCCCCACCTGGACCTGGTCCTCATGGACCACTACCTGCCGGACGACACGGGCCTGGCAGTCGTCCAGGAGATGCGCCAGCGCGGCCACCAGACCGACGTCATCATGGTGACCGCCGCCCGTGACATCTCGACCGTCCAGGCTGCGATGCGGCAGGGCGCGCTCCAGTACCTGGTCAAGCCGTTCGCCTTCGCGGGCCTGCGCGCCAAGCTGGAGGCGTACGCGGATCTGCGCCGCACCCTCGACGGCGGCGGAGAGGCCGAACAGGCCGAGGTGGACCGGATATTCGGCGCCTTGTCGGCGAGCACGGAGACGGACCTGCCCAAGGGGCACTCCGCCACGACCGCGGAGCTCGTACGCCGCGCCCTGGTGAACTCCGAGGGCCCCTTGTCGGCCCAGGAGGTGGCGGAGGAGACCGGACTGAGCCGGCAGACCGCCCAGCGCTATCTGAAGCTCCTGGAGCGCACTGGACGGGCCCGGCTGACCCTGAAGTACGGCGACGCCGGCCGCCCGGAGCATCGCTACGTCTGGGCGACCCACGTCTGA
- a CDS encoding cation acetate symporter produces MSGNHQTLALLLFSAFVAVTLAITTWVSRNRHGSAEEFYAGGRLFSPMENGFAISGDYMSAASFLGVTGLIALFGYDGLLYVVGFLVAWLVVLFLVAELVRNCGRFTLADVVAARMSERPVRIAAGTSSVTVSVLYLVAQMVGAGSLVALLLGGTSEAARNWTVIGVGALMVIYVSMGGMRATTWIQIVKAVLLMGGAIALTVLVLVRFHGDFNQLLRSAAARSGHGDAFLAPGLKYGGDWTARLDFISLGLALVLGTAGLPHILSRFYTVPTARAARRSVVWAIGLIGSFYLMTFVLGFGAAAIVGPEAVRGSNAAGNTAVPLLALDLGGGADSTGGTVLFAIVAAIAFATILAVVAGITLASSASVAHDLYASLRRRRAKPRSEVAVARTAAVGIGVVAIALGLLARDLNVAFLVGLAFAVAASANLPVLLYSLFWRGFTTRGAVWAVYGGLVPALLLVLLSPVVSGSPESLFPGVNFQYFPLQNPGLVSIPLGFLAGWLGTVTSAEPPDEAKHAETEVRSLTGAGAV; encoded by the coding sequence GTGAGCGGCAACCATCAGACGCTGGCGCTGCTGCTGTTCAGCGCGTTCGTCGCGGTGACGTTGGCGATCACGACATGGGTGAGCCGCAACCGGCATGGTTCGGCGGAGGAGTTCTATGCCGGCGGACGACTGTTCTCGCCGATGGAGAATGGTTTTGCCATCTCCGGTGACTACATGTCGGCGGCGTCCTTCCTGGGCGTCACAGGACTGATCGCGCTCTTCGGCTATGACGGGCTCCTGTACGTCGTGGGGTTTCTGGTGGCCTGGCTCGTGGTCCTGTTCCTGGTCGCCGAGTTGGTGCGCAACTGCGGGCGGTTCACGCTCGCCGACGTCGTCGCGGCCCGGATGAGCGAGCGGCCGGTGCGGATCGCGGCGGGAACTTCGTCGGTGACGGTGTCCGTTCTGTATCTGGTGGCGCAGATGGTGGGAGCGGGCAGCCTGGTCGCGCTGCTGCTCGGGGGTACGAGCGAGGCGGCGCGGAACTGGACGGTCATCGGCGTCGGCGCGCTCATGGTGATCTATGTGTCGATGGGCGGGATGCGGGCCACCACGTGGATTCAGATCGTCAAGGCGGTCCTGTTGATGGGCGGGGCCATTGCGCTGACCGTGCTTGTCCTCGTCCGGTTCCACGGGGACTTCAACCAGTTGCTGCGCTCGGCGGCGGCGCGCAGCGGACACGGTGACGCGTTCCTCGCGCCCGGGCTGAAGTACGGCGGGGACTGGACGGCACGCTTGGACTTCATCAGCCTGGGCCTCGCGCTGGTGCTGGGCACGGCCGGGCTGCCGCACATCCTGTCGCGGTTCTACACCGTGCCGACGGCGCGGGCCGCACGGCGTTCGGTGGTCTGGGCGATCGGCCTCATCGGGAGCTTTTACCTGATGACGTTCGTGCTGGGCTTCGGTGCGGCCGCGATCGTCGGTCCGGAGGCGGTGCGTGGGTCGAACGCGGCGGGGAACACGGCGGTTCCGCTGCTGGCGCTCGATCTGGGCGGTGGCGCCGACTCAACGGGAGGAACGGTTCTGTTCGCGATCGTCGCCGCCATCGCGTTCGCAACGATCCTCGCGGTCGTCGCCGGAATCACCCTCGCGTCCTCGGCGTCCGTCGCCCACGACCTGTACGCGTCACTGCGACGACGGCGTGCCAAGCCACGCAGCGAGGTCGCCGTGGCGCGCACCGCGGCGGTCGGTATCGGCGTGGTCGCGATCGCGCTCGGCCTCCTCGCCCGCGACCTGAACGTGGCCTTCCTGGTGGGCCTCGCCTTCGCGGTCGCCGCGTCCGCGAACCTGCCCGTCCTGCTGTACTCGCTGTTCTGGCGGGGCTTCACGACGCGCGGCGCGGTGTGGGCCGTATACGGGGGACTGGTGCCCGCGCTGTTGCTCGTGCTGCTGTCGCCGGTGGTGTCGGGGAGCCCCGAATCGCTGTTCCCGGGAGTGAACTTCCAGTACTTCCCGCTGCAGAACCCGGGCCTCGTGTCCATCCCGCTGGGCTTCCTCGCGGGCTGGCTGGGCACGGTCACCTCGGCGGAGCCGCCGGACGAGGCCAAGCACGCGGAGACCGAGGTGCGGTCGTTGACGGGGGCCGGGGCGGTCTGA
- a CDS encoding DUF485 domain-containing protein: MEKHDGRDTGKVRFDDPWYDALASGWGELDGTGAPAPAVPPAHPEQERRAGGAADVYLEVQRSAAFQEVRSRYRRFVVPGVAVFFTWYVGYVVTATTAPGFMARPVAGAVNVAMVAGLGQFLTTFLFTWAYARHARLRRDRAALDLRWDTQELTRSVRGGER, translated from the coding sequence GTGGAGAAGCACGACGGTCGTGACACCGGGAAGGTCCGGTTCGACGACCCCTGGTACGACGCGCTTGCCTCCGGCTGGGGTGAGTTGGACGGCACGGGTGCGCCCGCTCCCGCCGTGCCGCCCGCGCACCCGGAGCAGGAACGTCGGGCGGGCGGGGCGGCAGACGTCTATCTGGAGGTGCAGCGCAGTGCGGCCTTCCAGGAGGTGCGGAGCCGGTACCGGAGGTTCGTGGTCCCCGGCGTCGCCGTCTTCTTCACCTGGTACGTGGGCTATGTGGTGACGGCGACGACGGCACCCGGCTTCATGGCCAGGCCCGTTGCCGGGGCGGTGAACGTGGCGATGGTCGCGGGGCTCGGACAGTTCCTCACCACCTTCCTGTTCACCTGGGCGTACGCGCGGCATGCGCGGTTGCGCAGGGACCGGGCCGCGCTCGATCTGCGCTGGGACACCCAGGAGCTGACCCGCAGTGTCAGAGGTGGTGAGCGGTGA
- a CDS encoding response regulator — translation MTDQEGRKPARVVVADDQTVVREGIVMLLGLLPGIEVVGAAGDGDEAVALVAELAPDVVLMDLRMPRCDGVEATRRIRAEYPGTQVVVLTTYEDDESLFPALRAGARGYLTKDAGGDEIVRAVRSVLSGEAGLSPSVQRRLLERLSEPEPVAPPEAPDGLTARETEVLLLIAEGLTNQEIARALHVSTATVKTHINNLFAKTGIKDRAQAVRYAYGKGLVRPPAG, via the coding sequence ATGACGGATCAGGAGGGGAGGAAACCGGCGCGGGTCGTGGTGGCGGACGACCAGACCGTGGTGCGCGAGGGCATCGTGATGCTGCTGGGGCTGTTGCCCGGGATCGAGGTCGTCGGTGCGGCCGGAGACGGTGACGAGGCCGTGGCGCTTGTCGCCGAACTCGCCCCGGACGTCGTGCTGATGGATCTGCGGATGCCTCGTTGCGACGGTGTCGAGGCGACCCGGCGCATCCGTGCCGAGTACCCGGGAACGCAGGTCGTCGTGCTCACCACGTACGAGGACGACGAGTCTCTGTTTCCCGCGCTCAGAGCGGGGGCGCGGGGCTATCTGACCAAGGACGCGGGAGGTGACGAGATCGTCAGAGCGGTGCGGAGTGTGCTCTCCGGGGAGGCGGGGCTCTCGCCGAGTGTCCAACGGCGGCTGCTGGAGCGGCTGTCGGAGCCGGAGCCGGTCGCGCCTCCGGAAGCGCCGGACGGGCTCACCGCACGCGAGACGGAAGTGCTGCTCCTGATCGCCGAGGGCCTCACCAACCAGGAGATCGCCCGCGCGTTGCACGTCTCCACGGCGACGGTGAAGACTCACATCAACAACCTCTTCGCCAAGACGGGGATCAAGGACCGGGCTCAGGCAGTCCGTTACGCCTATGGGAAGGGTCTCGTACGGCCACCGGCAGGCTGA
- a CDS encoding sensor histidine kinase, which translates to MTADVWTRWPSREALSRAELTRPRRMLAWATRIGAFGILLGTTFTNSDLHGWGIAAGVLGVAACGVAAWGFWRTTLEHRLLPSLGLLALLLGIATVGQSVGFRVPALVLWCGCAISAIERLPLAAALPATSVAPGAYAVVNDDVWLTTLATTVGLALAGYVLRLDAEARGSAQRLLAQERAARAAEAESAALAERGRIAREIHDVLAHSLSAQLVHLEAARLLIERGADRETILERVVAARGMAREGLAETRQALSALRGEMSPLEDFLSELVATTDGADVTVTGERQPLRAEASQAVRRVAQEALTNVRKHAQGAKVQISLDYGEREVTLGVRDSGGTSGELSGSGAGYGLLGMRERAELLGGSLEAGPDEEGFVVTLKVPV; encoded by the coding sequence GTGACGGCGGACGTCTGGACGCGCTGGCCCTCTCGCGAGGCGCTGTCCCGAGCGGAACTGACCCGGCCCCGGCGCATGCTCGCCTGGGCCACGCGCATCGGCGCCTTCGGCATTCTTCTGGGGACAACCTTCACCAACAGCGACCTGCACGGCTGGGGTATCGCGGCGGGTGTTCTGGGAGTCGCGGCGTGCGGGGTCGCAGCGTGGGGCTTCTGGCGGACCACGCTTGAACACCGCCTGCTGCCTTCGCTGGGGCTGCTCGCGCTCCTGCTCGGGATCGCCACGGTGGGGCAGAGTGTCGGATTCCGGGTTCCGGCCCTCGTGCTGTGGTGCGGGTGCGCCATCAGCGCCATCGAGCGGTTGCCTCTCGCGGCTGCGCTTCCCGCGACTTCCGTGGCGCCGGGGGCGTACGCGGTGGTCAACGACGATGTCTGGCTGACCACCCTGGCCACGACGGTGGGGCTCGCCCTGGCCGGGTATGTGCTGCGCCTGGACGCGGAGGCGCGGGGGAGTGCGCAGCGACTGCTGGCTCAGGAGCGTGCGGCGCGTGCGGCGGAGGCGGAGTCTGCGGCACTCGCGGAGCGGGGCAGGATCGCGCGGGAGATCCACGACGTGCTGGCGCACAGCCTCTCGGCACAGCTCGTGCACCTGGAGGCGGCCCGTCTGCTCATCGAGCGCGGTGCCGACCGGGAGACGATCCTCGAACGGGTCGTGGCGGCACGGGGCATGGCACGGGAGGGGCTTGCCGAGACCCGGCAGGCGCTGTCCGCCTTGCGCGGCGAGATGTCCCCGCTGGAGGACTTCCTGAGCGAGCTCGTCGCCACGACCGACGGTGCCGACGTCACTGTGACGGGTGAAAGGCAGCCGTTGCGCGCGGAGGCCTCGCAGGCGGTGCGCAGGGTCGCTCAGGAAGCTCTGACGAACGTCCGCAAGCACGCTCAGGGCGCCAAGGTCCAGATATCGCTGGACTACGGCGAGCGTGAAGTGACCCTGGGCGTACGGGACTCGGGCGGGACGTCGGGTGAGCTCAGCGGCTCCGGCGCCGGGTACGGTCTGCTCGGCATGAGGGAGCGGGCCGAGTTGCTGGGCGGCTCGCTGGAGGCCGGGCCGGACGAGGAGGGGTTCGTCGTGACGCTGAAGGTGCCCGTATGA
- a CDS encoding DUF1453 domain-containing protein has product MSGLVDALAIFAVVVLVIVRQFRAQRISADRRWWILPAVLGFIALREPGVIDPHHQAEAIFLLGAELLMGLATGAGWAWTTRIWTAPDGSVWGKGTRASVVVWGVGIGLRVGLFGIGVLLGVHQDATAMVLLALAATLLVRSGILAWRSQSLHPASRQGAAYGDVVPQAPWKERV; this is encoded by the coding sequence ATGTCTGGGCTGGTCGATGCCTTGGCGATCTTCGCCGTTGTCGTGCTGGTGATCGTGCGGCAGTTCCGCGCGCAGAGGATCAGTGCGGACAGGCGCTGGTGGATCCTGCCTGCCGTTCTGGGTTTCATAGCTCTGCGAGAGCCGGGGGTGATCGACCCTCACCACCAGGCGGAGGCGATTTTCCTGCTTGGCGCGGAGCTGCTCATGGGCCTTGCCACTGGAGCCGGTTGGGCGTGGACGACGCGGATATGGACGGCGCCGGACGGCTCGGTGTGGGGCAAGGGCACCAGGGCAAGCGTGGTCGTGTGGGGTGTTGGTATAGGTCTGCGCGTGGGGCTGTTCGGCATCGGTGTCCTGCTCGGTGTGCATCAGGACGCCACTGCCATGGTCCTGCTGGCGCTCGCTGCCACGCTGTTGGTCCGCTCCGGAATTCTGGCCTGGCGGTCGCAATCCCTGCATCCGGCGAGCCGGCAGGGCGCGGCGTACGGTGACGTCGTGCCCCAGGCCCCGTGGAAGGAGCGTGTGTGA